In Helianthus annuus cultivar XRQ/B chromosome 3, HanXRQr2.0-SUNRISE, whole genome shotgun sequence, a single window of DNA contains:
- the LOC110930851 gene encoding uncharacterized protein LOC110930851 has product MTTLFYRYLHTLSSSPPSKSSIITYLTQTLGFPKPRAVFFVNRFSSTQTNPQSVILFLKSHGFNLTDIHKWVTQSPQILFSDVEKTLKSRIQFFQDLGLAGPDLGKFISKNPVYLSNRFEERLKPCVDIVKRLMLDDHNNENLIRTLRRCNWVDIKQPVVRVSANVKYLEQCGIVGAQLATVITRQPRLLIMSESDLKELVSKVLDMGFSIDNRMLVHAIYTVSCLSDKTFERKLDLFRSYGFTKDEFLSMFKKAPGLLRVSEAKLKTGIDFFVNTVKFEREVLVRRPSCLMLSLEERVIPRFKVLDIMMSKKILKKMPKFLNVMWLPEDEFLEKFISKDRNHAEELLLAYKSGDLLLQRE; this is encoded by the coding sequence ATGACGACCCTCTTCTATCGATATCTTCACACACTTTCATCCTCACCACCTTCTAAATCCTCCATTATAACCTACCTCACACAAACCCTAGGTTTTCCAAAACCCAGAGCCGTATTCTTCGTCAATCGATTTTCATCCACCCAAACAAACCCTCAATCCGTCATCCTCTTCTTAAAATCTCACGGATTCAACCTCACAGATATCCACAAATGGGTAACCCAATCGCCCCAGATCCTCTTTTCAGACGTTgaaaaaaccctaaaatcaaGAATCCAATTTTTCCAAGATTTAGGGCTCGCCGGTCCAGATTTGGGTAAGTTTATTTCCAAAAACCCGGTTTATTTATCCAACAGATTTGAAGAAAGATTGAAACCCTGTGTGGATATTGTAAAAAGATTGATGCTTGATGATCATAACAATGAGAATTTGATTAGAACTTTGAGAAGGTGTAATTGGGTTGATATAAAGCAGCCTGTGGTTAGAGTGTCTGCTAATGTCAAGTATTTGGAACAATGTGGGATTGTTGGTGCACAGCTTGCTACTGTTATAACAAGGCAACCTAGGTTGTTGATTATGAGTGAGTCAGATCTTAAAGAGCTTGTATCCAAGGTGTTGGATATGGGGTTTTCGATTGATAATCGGATGTTGGTTCATGCTATTTATACTGTTAGTTGTTTGAGTGATAAGACatttgaaagaaagttggatTTGTTTCGGTCGTATGGGTTCACGAAGGATGAGTTTTTGAGTATGTTTAAGAAGGCGCCTGGGTTGCTTAGGGTATCGGAAGCGAAACTGAAAACCGGGATTGATTTTTTTGTGAATACGGTTAAGTTTGAAAGGGAAGTGTTGGTTCGTCGGCCCTCGTGTTTGATGCTTAGTTTGGAGGAAAGAGTGATTCCTCGGTTTAAGGTTTTGGATATTATGATGTCGAAAAAGATTTTGAAGAAAATGCCGAAGTTTCTTAATGTGATGTGGTTGCCTGAAGATGAGTTTTTGGAGAAATTTATATCTAAAGATAGAAATCATGCCGAGGAGTTGTTGTTGGCTTACAAAAGTGGCGATTTGCTTTTGCAGCGTGAATGA